A single genomic interval of Mycosarcoma maydis chromosome 8, whole genome shotgun sequence harbors:
- a CDS encoding uncharacterized protein (related to Ribonuclease P protein subunit p30) produces the protein MFYDLNVPWPQQSGAGASSSSGASSQAQSSKKKAKQQQPLASSSIAPTPEPASTTPLSALREHDATTLAQIVLELEQLNYSHVAFNHTVHSRYDPAIHPNSMAPSRDGRPNPPFPELDPRTRCKTSTNPKTASIHNSSGLTQLSRLTLVLDEQSMAKSGSGWVTNNATPLQSYDLLAVRPTNEAAFQHACLTLSELKPFSIDIISLDFGAQPRLPFFLKRSTVNAALENGVQFEITYAQAVADDGSKARRNLISGARDLLRVTNGRGVFFSSGATHALSLRAPYDVINLGAIFGLNPSAARDAISNNCRSLLLRSQTRKTYRGVVSHPVVVLPEPLSSHKPDAAQVNPPAVVANHDDASVKKRKSLSPDHQPLASSTLPKSMHSKSKKQRI, from the coding sequence ATGTTCTACGATCTCAATGTCCCATGGCCACAGCAGTCGGGAGCTGGCGCGTCGTCATCGAGTGGCGCTTCATCCCAAGCTCAGTCTtccaagaagaaagcaaaGCAACAACAGCCTTTGGCGTCCTCCTCCATAGCACCGACTCCTGAGCCGGCTTCAACTACGCCTCTCTCTGCTTTGCGTGAGCACGATGCTACAACACTAGCGCAGATAGTACTCGAACTGGAACAACTCAACTACTCGCACGTCGCGTTCAACCACACCGTTCACTCTAGATATGACCCAGCAATCCACCCAAACTCGATGGCTCCATCACGAGACGGTCGTCCCAACCCGCCGTTTCCAGAGCTCGATCCCAGAACAAGGTGCAAAACAAGCACCAATCCAAAGACCGCCTCGATCCACAACTCGTCGGGACTCACCCAGCTCAGTCGTTTGACTCTTGTGCTGGACGAACAATCGATGGCCAAGTCCGGTAGCGGTTGGGTCACCAACAATGCCACACCACTTCAGAGCTACGATCTGCTCGCAGTGCGTCCCACAAACGAAGCGGCGTTCCAGCACGCCTGTCTGACTCTTTCTGAGCTGAAACCTTTCAGCATCGATATCATCTCACTTGATTTCGGTGCACAGCCTCGACTTCCCTTTTTCCTCAAGCGCTCGACCGTCAACGCAGCACTCGAGAATGGCGTCCAATTTGAGATCACCTATGCACAAGCCGTGGCAGACGATGGCTCAAAGGCGAGGAGGAACCTCATCAGCGGTGCCAGGGACCTACTTCGCGTCACTAATGGCAGGGGCGTCTTCTTTTCTTCGGGCGCAACTCACGCGCTGTCATTACGAGCACCTTACGACGTCATCAATCTGGGCGCCATCTTCGGCCTCAACccttctgctgctcgagatgccATCTCGAACAATTGCAgaagcctgctgctgcgctcacAGACACGCAAAACGTACAGAGGCGTCGTTTCACATCCCGTGGTTGTTCTTCCCGAACCTCTATCCAGTCACAAGCCAGATGCTGCCCAAGTCAACCCTCCGGCAGTGGTCGCCAACCACGATGATGCGAGtgtcaagaagcgcaaatCTCTGTCTCCGGATCACCAACCTcttgcttcttccaccCTACCGAAGTCGATGCACTCAAAGAGTAAAAAGCAACGAATCTAA
- a CDS encoding uncharacterized protein (related to retinal short-chain dehydrogenase/reductase), whose product MTVPTTDAQGLTQFKEPFTFDSVLGLLSKVPFSTPFLALLPALAVLYHKHTNPAVVLPTTHTDALALVRSLLFSQHRWLGYLWIFILIRTINRGLNRYVRNHKEWRRDPIDYTKDVVVITGGSQGIGKEIVQLLSHKKHASIAVLDMAPPAYVKAPAGAPEIVYFKTDVSNREQVGEVGAKIRAAFPGKKIGVLINCAGVASGNTILDVDLESAARLWRINTLANWITAKEFAPDLIARNHGHVVTVSSAGAYATLPSMSEYATSKAAALAFHECLAIEFRTRYNAPRVRTTLVAPTKVRTALGDGMEDHADPFFTPVLEPVQVAEKVVWSLDSGLSQHLLLPGFANLLPWIRALPDWFRRLLAILDNSDNTVTHKSMARALKNGYGSNWEGSDKELHERRLKLLAQQSAPK is encoded by the coding sequence ATGACGGTCCCCACCACGGATGCGCAGGGCTTAACCCAGTTCAAAGAGCCATTCACCTTTGATTCggtgcttggcttgctcagcaAGGTGCCGTTTTCCACGCCCTTCCTCGCGCTCCTCCCGGCACTGGCGGTCTTGTACCACAAGCACACGAACCCGGCTGTTGTGCTTCCCACCACGCACACGGacgcgctcgcgctcgtccGATCGCTGCTCTTCTCGCAGCACAGATGGCTGGGCTATCTCTGGATCTTTATCCTGATCCGAACCATCAACCGCGGTCTGAACCGATACGTTCGAAACCACAAAGAGTGGAGACGCGATCCGATCGACTACACCAAAGATGTGGTGGTCATCACTGGAGGATCTCAGGGTATCGGCAAGGAGATTGTTCAGCTGCTGAGTCACAAGAAGCATGCGTCGATCGCGGTGCTCGATATGGCACCACCTGCGTACGTTAAAGCACCTGCTGGAGCGCCCGAGATTGTGTACTTCAAGACCGACGTTAGCAATCGCGAACAGGTCGGCGAGGTGGGCGCCAAGATTCGAGCCGCTTTTCCAGGAAAAAAAATTGGCGTCCTGATCAACTGTGCTGGTGTAGCTTCGGGAAACACGATTCTGgatgtcgatctcgagtcAGCGGCGCGGCTGTGGCGTATCAACACGCTTGCCAATTGGATTACCGCCAAGGAGTTTGCGCCCGATCTGATTGCGCGTAATCACGGCCATGTCGTGACGGTTTCATCGGCAGGCGCCTATGCGACGCTTCCGTCCATGTCTGAGTATGCGACGTCCAAGGCGGCAGCATTGGCATTCCACGAGTGTCTAGCTATCGAGTTTCGAACGCGCTACAATGCTCCGCGCGTTCGCACTACTCTGGTCGCCCCCACCAAGGTGCGAACTGCACTTGGTGACGGTATGGAAGATCACGCAGATCCCTTCTTTACTCCGGTCCTGGAACCTGTCCAGGTGGCTGAAAAGGTGGTTTGGTCTCTCGACTCGGGTCTTTCGCAACACCTTCTGCTCCCCGGTTTCGCCAATCTGCTCCCCTGGATCCGTGCTTTGCCCGACTGGTTCCGTCGTCTCCTCGCAATCCTCGACAACAGCGACAACACCGTCACCCACAAAAGCATGGCTAGAGCCTTGAAAAACGGCTACGGCAGCAACTGGGAAGGCTCCGACAAAGAGCTTCACGAACGAAGGCTCAAACTCCTGGCCCAGCAATCTGCACCAAAGTAA